AAGCCGCGGGTGGCGAGCGCCGACGTGCCGATGCGCACGCCCGAGGTGACCATCGGCGGGCGAGGGTCCCACGGCACCGAGTTGCGGTTCACCGTGATGCCGACGTCGTGCAGCAGGTTCTCGGCCTGCTTGCCGTCGACCTCGCTGGCGCGCAGGTCGACGAGCACCAGGTGCACGTCGGTGCCACCGGTCAGCACATCCACCCCGGCGGCCTTGGCGTCGTCGGCGGTCAGGCGGGCGGCCAGGGCCTGGGCACCGCGGATGGTGCGCTCCTGACGGTCCTTGAACTCGGGCTCGGCGGCGAGCTTGAACGCCGTCGCCTTGGCCGCGATGACGTGCATCAGCGGGCCGCCCTGCTGGCCGGGGAACACGGCCGAGTTGAGCTTCTTGAACAGCGGCTCGTGGTTCGAGAGGATCACGCCCGAGCGGGGACCCGCGAGGGTCTTGTGCACGGTCGACGAGACGACGTGCGCGTGCGGCAGGGGCGACGGGTGCAGGCCCGCGGCGACGAGGCCGGCGAAGTGCGCCATGTCGACCCAGAGGTAGGCGCCCACCTCGTCGGCGATGGCGCGGAAGGCCGCAAAGTCGAGCTGACGGGGGTAGGCCGACCAGCCGGCGATGATGACCTTGGGCTGGTGCTCGATCGCCTGGCGACGGACGACGTCCATGTCGATCAGGTAGGTCTCGGGGTCGACCTCGTAGGCCACGGCCTT
This genomic interval from Frigoribacterium sp. Leaf415 contains the following:
- the glyA gene encoding serine hydroxymethyltransferase, giving the protein MSDQTAASSAGSTPASTDRQPSTFNQPLSVVDPEIAAVLEQELGRQRDYLEMIASENFVPRAVLESQGSVLTNKYAEGYPGRRYYGGCEFVDVAENLAIERAKSLFGADFANVQPHSGAQANAAVLAAIADIGDTILGLELSHGGHLTHGMKLNFSGKMYKAVAYEVDPETYLIDMDVVRRQAIEHQPKVIIAGWSAYPRQLDFAAFRAIADEVGAYLWVDMAHFAGLVAAGLHPSPLPHAHVVSSTVHKTLAGPRSGVILSNHEPLFKKLNSAVFPGQQGGPLMHVIAAKATAFKLAAEPEFKDRQERTIRGAQALAARLTADDAKAAGVDVLTGGTDVHLVLVDLRASEVDGKQAENLLHDVGITVNRNSVPWDPRPPMVTSGVRIGTSALATRGFSDAEFAEVADIIALTLMPSPDIAALAARVKALTDAFPLYA